The genomic stretch CGAAACGATAATGCCGATACTAATGATTTTTCCTCCGATATCTCCAAAAAGCATCGTAGCTGCCGTGCCTGTTGCATTTTCACCAAGCTTTACAATCTCTGTAGCTGGTAACACATGAAGAAGTGCAATGTTCACAAAAAGGTAACACGCGGTCACAATAAGAAGGCCAGCTGTCATTGCTCGCGGCAAAAGTTTTGCGGGGTTTTTCATTTCTCCTCCCATTGAAGCAAGGAGAATCCACCCATCATAAGCAAAAAGCGTAGCTAAAATGGCAGCTCCTAAGTTCATATCCGTAAGCGCGCTGTCAACAGTTGAACCAATAGTTTCGTTGCCTTTCCATAGGCCAAAAATAATAATAAATACGATAGGAACTAATTTTCCGACTGTTGTGAGCGTTTGAACAAAGCCTCCATATTTTGTCCCAACAATATTTACAATACATAAAAAAATAACTGTTATAACTCCAACAACACTTTCTAATGCTGAATTCCATGAAAAAAGATTTGTAAGCAAGGAACCAAAATACAGTCCAAGCGCCCCGATGACAGCAGGACCGTAAACAATGGTCTGAACCCATCCACATAAAAAGCCCCAAAGTTCACCATATACTTCTTCAATATAGGTATATAAACCACCTGTCTTTGGAATTTGCGAGCCAATTTCAGCAACTGTTAAGCCGCCAGCAAGCGTTAAAATTCCACCAAGAAACCAGGCGAGTAGAGCCATGTTTGCAGTACCCGAGTATGTTAAAACAGTGCCAGGCTTCATAAATACACCAGAGCCAATAATCGTACCAACAACAATAGATAATGCGAAAAATAAACCAACTTCTTTTTTTAATTCTTGACTTTGTGAATTCATAGATGCACTCCTAAGGAAGAGAACGCTTTTTAAAAGAAAAAGCGTTCTCCAGTTTGAAAATTATGATTTGACATTTAAATTGCTATGTTTTTTCCCATATAAGAAGTAAACAACAGCTCCAGCAGCAATCCAAATAATAAATGAAATCCACGTAATTCCTGGTAAGCTTAGTGATAAATAAATACAAAATAGGGCGCTTAATAGAGGAACAACTGGAACGAATGGAACACGAAAAGTAGATTTAACATCTGGAAATTTCTTGCGCAAAATGATAATAGCAATGGAAACAAGCGTAAATGCAGCAAGAGTTCCCATATTAACGAGGTGGGCAAGCGTTGTTAAATCAAGAAAACCAGCAATTCCTGCGCCAATAAATCCTGTAATCCACGTATTTAAAAATGGCGTTTGACGTTTTTTATTTAAACGCGATAAAGGCTTCGGTAGAAGACCATCCCGACTCATTACAAAGGACAAACGAACTTGTGCATAAATAAGAGCTAAAATAACGGTAACCATTCCAATAACAGCGCCAACGGAAATAAAACCGGCAATCTTGTCTTGTCCAACAAAGGAAAGAGCAAATGAGACAGGAGCATCTACATTAAGCTTTGTGTATGGAACAATTCCTGTTAAGACAGCAGATACAGCAATATATAACACTGTACAGACAACAAGAGACCCAATAATTCCAACTGGCATATCACGCTGTGGGCGCTTTACTTCTTCAGATGCTGTGGCAATTGCATCAAATCCAAGGTAAGCAAAAAAGACGGTTGCAGCACTTGTGATGACACCGCTAATTCCAAAAGGCATAAAGGGAGACCAATTTTCAGGTTTAACATACCCAATTCCAGTCACAATAAAAGCTAAAATGACAACGATTTTTAAAATTACCATTACGTTGTTAAATCGAACGCTTTCCTTTACTCCGTAGCTAACAAGAGCTGTAATTAGAAGAATGATGATTACAGCAGGTAAGTTTACAATTCCACCTTGTCCACTTAAAGGAGCAGATCCAAGCGCGGTTGGAAAATGGAGACCAAAACCTGTTAGGAAGGATTGAAAATAAGAGGACCATCCTGTAGAAACAGCCGCCATTGCAAGTACATACTCAAGCATCAAATCCCATCCAATTAAGAAAGCGAAAAACTCACCAAGTGTAGCATATGTATAGGTATACACGCTACCTGAGACAGGAACGGAAGAAGAAAACTCCGCGTAGCAGAAGGCAGCAAGAGCACAAGCGATTCCAGCAATAACAAACGATAAAGTAAGAGCAGGACCAGCGCTTGTTGCTGCAACAACACCTGTAATAACAAAGATGCCTGTTCCAATTACACAGCCAACACCAAGGAAGATAAGATCTAACACGCTAAGCGTTCTTTTTAAATCTTTTTGTGTGCTTTGAGCTAAAAGAGCTTCTATCGTTTTCTTCCGAAAGATACTATTCATAAATAAAAATCACCCTTTCTTCGATATGAAATTGTCTTTTTGAAACATGAATTGCTTTATGTAGTATATTGTCGTTTTGTATCAGCGTCAAGAGAAGGTTTTAGAACAGAGTATGAAAGGTTTTGGGCGGTAAAAAGAAAAGATAAACGGATTTTAAATGAAAGAATCTTTTCTTATATAATTTTCTAGGATGAGTTCTTTTTTCTATAGGAAAGAATCTATTTTGAAAAACCACTAGACAACTACAATTTTATATCTATTTTTCAACATTACCTAACATGGATGAAGATATGCATTAAACAATTTCGGTAGGAAAAGAGAGAAAAGGTACTTTTTTTTTATTTGTAACAGATTTTATTTTTACACGAGTAAAAAAAACTGAAAATGAATGTGGGGTAGAAAATCTCTATTTTAGAATAGGGAATTTGTCATATTTTTCATTAATAAATGCTTCTATATATATAGAACGACTAGTTGTTAAAAAGAAAATAGTTTCCAGTTTAAAAAAAACATAAAAATGCTTACAATCCGCATTCTAAAAGAGGCGGGTTATTTTTCTGGAATTTTCCGTTCCTAAGTCCTTTGTCCTTTTTTGATCTACATCACTTTATAAAGAATTTACTTTATGATAAAGTTAATAAAGTGAACAAAAGATAAAAAATAAAATCATTAGCTTAGGAGTGTGTAAAGCTATGAAGACTATTCATTCTTACTTAGTAGAAAGATCTATTGAAACACCAAACTTTGAAGGTTTAGTGGACCGAAAACACCGTTATACATTTAAACAATACAATGAAGAAGTAAACAGACTCGCTCATTATATGAAAGAAAAAGGGGTTCAAAAAGGAGATAGAGTCGCTCTGCTTCTTGAAAATACCCTATTTTATCCTGTAGCCCTTTTTGCATCATTTAAAGTAGGAGCTATTGCTATTCCAACAAACAGTGAATCAACAACCTTAGAAATGGAAAATGTAATTGATTCTGCCAAAGCTAAACTTGTGCTTTATGATGAGAAATTTGCAACTGTGATGGCTCCTCTTATTGAAGAAAAGGGGGATGTTATTTTTAAATCTGTAATGGCTCAAGATGAAAGCTTAGAAGGATTCCAACAATTTTTAAAAAGCTATTCAGCGGATGAGCCAAATGTTGTGGTGAATCCAGAAGATCCAGCTCTTTTCTTATTTACATCAGGAACAACAGGAAAACCTAAGATTTGTGAAATCATTCATAAAACGTATACAAGCTATTTTGAAAGTGGCGATGTTTCAAAATGGAAAAATACAGGTGAAGGAGCTCGTTTTCTTGCCGTTCATCCACTTTTCCATATGAGCTCTCTTATCAGCGTATTTGGAGCTGCCTTTATGGGAATGACAGTTGTTTGTTCTATGAAGTCTGAGCCAACACAAATTTGGGAAACCATTCAAGACCAAAAAATCAATTCAATGATGGCTTTCCCATATGTTTATAATCATATGATTGAAGAGTACCATAAAGGAAATTATGATGCGTCATCTCTTAAACAGCTTCAAACAGGAGGAACAAAGGTACCATCCTCTTTATTTGATAAATATAAAGAAATCAATGTACCGCTTCTTTCAGGTTACGGAAGTACAGAGGCATTTGTGTTAACAAGATATGTACCAAGTATGGGACGAGAAAAAGCAGATTCTGCTGGTCTTCCGGTCGACGACATTGAGATTAAAATTGTGGATAAGGATACACATGAACCTCTAGAAAATGGAGAGGTTGGAGAAATTCTAATTCGAAGCCCATATGTTTTCGAAGGCTACTGGGGAAATGAAGAAGCAACTGAAAAAGCATTTGAAGACGGCTGGTTCCTAATGGGAGATGCTGGGATGATTGATGAAGATGGCTTCTTATATATTATGGGACGTTATAAAGATGTTATTGTATACGGAGGCGAAAACATCTATCCAGATGGAGTTGAGGAAGTATTAACATCAATTAAAGGAGTTCGAGAAGCAGCCGTTGTTGGGATGAAAGATGAAACCTTTGGTGAAGTGCCAAAAGCTTTTATTGTTAAACAACCAGGTTCGCCGCTTAGCGAA from Priestia filamentosa encodes the following:
- a CDS encoding APC family permease; protein product: MNSQSQELKKEVGLFFALSIVVGTIIGSGVFMKPGTVLTYSGTANMALLAWFLGGILTLAGGLTVAEIGSQIPKTGGLYTYIEEVYGELWGFLCGWVQTIVYGPAVIGALGLYFGSLLTNLFSWNSALESVVGVITVIFLCIVNIVGTKYGGFVQTLTTVGKLVPIVFIIIFGLWKGNETIGSTVDSALTDMNLGAAILATLFAYDGWILLASMGGEMKNPAKLLPRAMTAGLLIVTACYLFVNIALLHVLPATEIVKLGENATGTAATMLFGDIGGKIISIGIIVSIFGCLNGKILTFPRVTFAMAERGQLPFSKSIAKIHPSFQTPWISVLLQMILASIVMFASNPDKLSDLAVFTIYMFYMLAFFAVFILRKKNKKKREYSVPLYPILPIIAIIGSLFVLISTLMTKPLSCLLSIGVTIIGLPIYYAIKKKRQRI
- a CDS encoding class I adenylate-forming enzyme family protein; the protein is MKTIHSYLVERSIETPNFEGLVDRKHRYTFKQYNEEVNRLAHYMKEKGVQKGDRVALLLENTLFYPVALFASFKVGAIAIPTNSESTTLEMENVIDSAKAKLVLYDEKFATVMAPLIEEKGDVIFKSVMAQDESLEGFQQFLKSYSADEPNVVVNPEDPALFLFTSGTTGKPKICEIIHKTYTSYFESGDVSKWKNTGEGARFLAVHPLFHMSSLISVFGAAFMGMTVVCSMKSEPTQIWETIQDQKINSMMAFPYVYNHMIEEYHKGNYDASSLKQLQTGGTKVPSSLFDKYKEINVPLLSGYGSTEAFVLTRYVPSMGREKADSAGLPVDDIEIKIVDKDTHEPLENGEVGEILIRSPYVFEGYWGNEEATEKAFEDGWFLMGDAGMIDEDGFLYIMGRYKDVIVYGGENIYPDGVEEVLTSIKGVREAAVVGMKDETFGEVPKAFIVKQPGSPLSEEDVLSYCKGRLSDYKIPAVEFVESLPKNPVGKVLKNVLRDRKQYA
- a CDS encoding amino acid permease codes for the protein MNSIFRKKTIEALLAQSTQKDLKRTLSVLDLIFLGVGCVIGTGIFVITGVVAATSAGPALTLSFVIAGIACALAAFCYAEFSSSVPVSGSVYTYTYATLGEFFAFLIGWDLMLEYVLAMAAVSTGWSSYFQSFLTGFGLHFPTALGSAPLSGQGGIVNLPAVIIILLITALVSYGVKESVRFNNVMVILKIVVILAFIVTGIGYVKPENWSPFMPFGISGVITSAATVFFAYLGFDAIATASEEVKRPQRDMPVGIIGSLVVCTVLYIAVSAVLTGIVPYTKLNVDAPVSFALSFVGQDKIAGFISVGAVIGMVTVILALIYAQVRLSFVMSRDGLLPKPLSRLNKKRQTPFLNTWITGFIGAGIAGFLDLTTLAHLVNMGTLAAFTLVSIAIIILRKKFPDVKSTFRVPFVPVVPLLSALFCIYLSLSLPGITWISFIIWIAAGAVVYFLYGKKHSNLNVKS